From the Capnocytophaga sp. oral taxon 878 genome, the window ATTTTGATGGATAAAACACTTTATTCAGTATAACCAGGTGTTTGCTCAACAGTTTCATCTCTATTCATAACATCCTTATTAATAGGCCAAAGTACCTTATAAGCTTCTGTAGCTTCTTTTAATATAGGATGTACACTACCTGCTACTTTACCGTAGCTAGCCTCATTTGAGAATACAAGAGGCTTGCCTGCAGCATCTTGCAAGCGGAGAACATCAAACCAACGTTTTGATTCAGCTACAAACTCTTTATCACGTTCTTTCAAAATAGCTAACTCATTTTCAGCAAAAGTACCATTAGTATAGGTTACAGCTGATGAATAATTAGTACCATAAGCACGTTGTCTTATTTGATTAATGTAAGTTGAAGGATCTCCATTCTCTTTATTAACTATTTCAGCATACATTAATAATGCATCAGCATAGCGATATACAGGCATATCATCAGCATATACACGAGTACCAGCAGTGTTAATGAAACCAATGTATTTAATAAGTGCTAAACCTCTTCCTTTTGTTTTAGCAGAATTGCTGTAGAAAGATAAGAAAGTTTTTGCTCTACGTGTATCTGTAGCATCAAAAGCTTCAAATAGTTCAAATTTGTACTCATTAAATAAGTGACCTCCTTGAAGTTTTAAAGGGTCATTGTTATCAAAAGCATTTCCATTTTCATCGAATTTATTGTTAAAGTTAGATGGGTAGTACATAAATGAACTAAATGGAGTACTTGATTCGTTTTCTAAATTAGCCATAGCAAAGATAATCTCGTTGTTTTGTTTTTTCTTATAATCAAAAACATCTGAATAGTTAGGCATAAGGCTAAATTTGCCCGAATTAACTACCTTATCTAAGGCTGCTTTAGCAGTAGCTAAATCATTAACTGCAGGTCTTTGGTCGCCTGTAGTTACTTTAGCCGACCAAAGATAAATCTCTGCTTTTAGCATTAAGGTAGCATAATAGGACCAATGTACTCTATCAAAATTATTTACTTTATTAGAATCGGTAAAGTGAGCTTCCGATTTATTAATATCAGCCTTGATAAAGTCTAAAGTAGCTTTTGGAGTACTACGTGGGGTAAACAATTCTTTACCACTAGTAGGTGTATTATCTAATATCTCAGTGCCTGTTTTAATAGGTACCCCTCCGTAGGTTCTGTAAAGCCAAAAATAGTACCACGCACGCATCCCATACATTTGACCTAAATAGTAACTTTTATTAGCAGCGCTTAGGTACCCTGCGTCTTCTATATTCTTAATCGCATTATTGATGTTAAAAATATCTCCATAAAAACCAAACCAAGAACTGTTTTGAGGATTTTTAGCACTAATATTCTGCGATTTTATATCAGAATAATATAAGTTTTGATCTAATGATGAGGTGCCGCCAGGTATCATAGTGCCTCCACGTGCCTCACCTAATAACCAGTAGTTGAAGTTGTTGCCTCTAAAATAGTTATGAGCGCCCTCAATAGCACCTACTACCTGAGCTTCATTTTTCCAAAAGTTTCCACTACCATTATAATCTAAAGGGGCAAGGTCTAAATCATTACAAGAAGCTGTAAGCAATAGCCCTGCAGTAATTGTTATATATTTTAAAACTTTCATATGTTGCATTTTTTAAAAGGTTAGATTCAATCCTAAAATAATAGTTCTTGGTAGCGGATAACCTGAACTTGATTGTCCTAAAGCTTCTGGTGAGTAGGTTTCGGCTTTAGTAAGGTAACCTAAGTTTTGTCCTATCAAAGAAACTTCTAAGTTGTCTAGTCCTATTTTACTTACTATATCTTTTTCAAAATTATAGCTAAGAGCTACCTCACGGAAAGCTAAGTAACTACCTTCATAAACAAACATAGTCGAACTACGGTCATAATTGCGTTTACCAAGTTGGTCAGCCCAATAGTATTTTGGGTATTTAGCGTTAGGGTTTTCAGCAGTCCAAGTCTCTTTCACTTGTTCAACTGTGTTAAAAGTCCCTTGCATATTACCTAAGTACCAGCGTAATGAATTACCTGCTGATATACTTTGTTTAAATTTAAGAGCATAGTCCATACGGGCAGAGAGGCGTAAGTTTTTATAGCTTAAAGTGGTATTGATACCTCCTGTCCATTTAGGGAATACATTACCTGCTTTTACTAAGTCATACTTATCTATTTTTCCATCTCCATTCACATCTTTCCAAATCACATCACCAGGCTGAATTGGTAGTCCTTTTTCTTTTTCAGCGTCACTTAGGGCTGCCCAAGCTGCAGGGCCATATAGTTTTTTACCCCCAGTTTCGTCTACTAAATTATTAGCTAATCGGCGTACCTCTTCCTCATTTTTGTATATACCTAGTGCTTCGTGAACATACAGATCTCCTGGCTCTTGTCCTTCTTGGTAGCCGCCCACCCATTTTTTATTGCCTGTAGTACCATCATATACTTCAAAAGCATTTTGTCGGTTATTAGGATAACCATTGTTAGGTAGTTTTATTACAGTGTTTTTGTTATAAGCAGCATTTATAGCTAAATCCCAACGTAAATCATTTTTTCTAATAATTTGGAAATTAGTTTCTATTTCCACCCCTCTATTTCTAAAAGACCCATTGTTAGTATTTATAGATGATGCCCCTGATGAGTGTGGAAGGGTCATCGACTGTATCTTATCACTTGTCAAACGATCATATAGAGTAAAGTTAGTATTGATACGGTTTTTTAGAAAGCCTAAGTCTAAACCAACTTCAAAGGTGCGTGTTTTTTCCCAACGAAGTCCCTTGTTAGGGAAATTACCGATAGCATAACCTATCGCCCCATTGTACTTATGGGTACCATAAGAACCTTGTAAAGTATAATCACCTATAAAATCACTAGGTACATTACCATTTAATCCAAAACTGGTTCTTAGTTTTGCAAATGAAAGTACTTCTTTTATATTATCAGGTATGAATTCCTCACGAGTAATAATCCAACCTAAAGATGCTGCAGGGAAATTACCCCACCGGTTATTAATCAATCGAGAGTATCCATCACGGCGAATAGTAAGTGATAATAAATATTTATCAGCATAATCATAGTTCATCCTACCAAAATATGATTTAATTCTGTTACCATAATGATAAGAATCTACACCGCGTTTACCTTCTTTGTTAGAAGTTAACCCTAAATCTTGGAACTCATCAGTAGGAGCTTCAGATCCTGAGGCACTAAGTCCACGTGTATAGCTGTCATAATACTCATAACCAGCCATAACATCAAAATGATGAGATTTAACATCAAACTTGTAATTTAAGATACTATTATAAGTTTGGCGTATAGTTCTATCAAAACTAGCTGAAGTACCTCTACTTCTACTCCATACACTTTCTGTTTTACCTGGTGAGGTTTGATGGTCTTTATTGAATCCTTCATAAAATTCTTCATCAAACATTATTTGTCCGCTCACAGTTAGTGAAAGACCTTTATACAAATCAGCTCTTAAGCTCTGTCCAAAGTTAATTTTGTTAGTGTTGTTATCACGAAGATATACTCCTTCATAAAAACGAGGGTTACCATCATTACCACCACGTCCCATAACTATTTGTCCGTTTACTTTTTCTTTTTGGGTAGGAGGGGCTGAAAGCATACGCCCAAAATAAGCTTCATCTCCTATCGCATTAGCATTTTTGTACCAAGTAGCATAGGCTATTGAAAAGTTACTATTAGAGGTAAGCCAAGGTTTTAATTTGTATTCAGCATTCAATGTCCCAGTCAGACGCTTATACCAGCTCATAATAGGTAAACCTTCTTGATGATAATAGCCTAAACCTGCATAATATCTTCCTTTGTCATTACCACCAGTCATTGACACTGAATAATCTTTAGTAAGCGCAAAAGGACGGAAAGCTGCTTTTTTGAAAGAAAAATCATAGAATATAAGTTCCTTACCTGTGATAGGGTCAGTCATAGTTTGCCAACCTTCTGAAAGAAGCCTTTGTTTTTGAGAAGCAGAGAGGCTTTCAGAAAACATAGTAGACCAATATGCATTGCCATTTTCGTTAGCATTTAGTACTGTGTCATCAGTCATACTAGCAAAATGTTTGTTAGCAGTACCATAAGGTTGTACTCCACTTAAGCTACCTTCGCTAGTAAAGCCTTTCCAGTCACCCGAACTATTTTGCCATACTCTTGCAGCATTGCGTATAGCAGTACGTTGCCAGTAGAGATAGTCGCGAGCATTAAGAAATTCTACCTGATTGTTCATATAAGAAAAGCTATTTTTTAACTTAACACTAAGTGAAGAAGCTCCTGATTTACCTTTCTTAGTAGTAACTAATACCACCCCATTGCTGGCTCTTGCTCCATAAATGGCAGTAGCTCCTGCATCTTTTAAGATATCCATTGATTCAATATCATCAGGGTTGATATCGTTTAAGCCTCCTCTTATTTGTCCATCGATAATAATAAGAGGTGAACCAGAACCATCAAGGTTAGTACCACCACGAAGCACTAAACTAGGTGCAGCTCCTGGACTACCTGAAGTTTGAGCAACTCTAAGTCCTGCAACTGCTCCCGAAAGAGCTTGTGCTGGGTTTGCAAATGAACCAGTTGAAAGAGCTTCTGCCTTTACCGTAGCTACCGAGTTAGTAACTTTGGCTTTCTTTTGGGTAGTACCATAAGCCATTACTACTACTTCATCTAATTGGTTAGCTTCTTCTGTCAAAGTTACATTTATAGGGCGTGTTCCCGATACTTTACGTGTTACAGTGCTAAAGCCCATAAAACTGAACTCAAGTACATCACCTTCTTTAACATTAATGGTATAGTTACCATTTTCGTCTGTCTGAGTACCATGAGAGGTACCTTTTACCATTACCGATGCAAATAACAGCGGTGCGCCATCAGCAGTTACTGTACCAGTAATCTTCCTTTCCTGTTGCGCCCATCCCACTGCAGAAAAGAGCAACATAAAGAGCAATAAAAATGAAAACTTTTGTTTCATAATCACAAATATATTTAATTTTCTAATGAGTTACTTATATTTTCTAATTAAATTTGGTTACATTTACTAAAAAAGTCAATGCTTTCCAATTCTTTCTTAATTACAATTTCTTCTTCATCAGTAATGTTTTGAAAAGGAGTACGATTGATACCCAAATCAAGTCCTAAAAGTTTCATAATGCGCTTGCCACATACTATATTACCACGGTATTTAGCAATTACATTAATCACTGTTTGAGCGTAGTTTTGTAATTCAACTGCTTTAGCAATATCACCTTTGTGGTAGTTTTCAATAATGCCTACTAATATATTACCTATATAGCTACCAGTACCACTAATACCTCCACGAGCTCCTCCCATTACAAGAGCATTTAGTATAGTTTCATCCAAGCCATAAAGCATATCATACTTACCGTTGTTGTATAACATACATTGGTTGTACTCATACAAAGGCTCGTAGGTGTATTTAATACCAGCTAGGTTAGGGATACGTCCATCTGCTGCTTTTAAGAAAGGCAACATAGGTAAGTAAACGCCATTCAATACAGGTATATGGTAAAAATAGAAAGGCAAGTTAGGAGCTCCACAAGCTATCTCTTCGCAGTATTTTACTAATTCTTCCACACGACCTGCTTTAGGAAAAGGTGAAGCCATAGCTCCTACTCCAAAAGCTCCTATTTTTTGAGCGTGTTGCGCCATCTTATTGCTGTCTTTAATACAAGTAGCTCCGCAGTGTACTATTACTTTAAAGCCCTTAGGAGCTACCGATACCCATTTCTCAGCTATTTTCATACGTTCTTCAACAGTCATCATATAGCCTTCGCCTGATGAACCATTGATGAAAACACCTATTAAACCATTCTTTTGCAATAGTTTTGCATAAGCATCAATAGGTTCCAAATTCACCTCTCCTTTTTTGTCAAAAGGAGTAAAAGGTGCTACAATAAGTCCGTTAATTTTTTCAAATGTCATTTTATTATATATTTAGTTGTTCGGTTTTTAGTTATTAAAAAAAATCCTAATTACCACACAATTCTCTTTTTGGTTTTAAGAAAGCTAACATTAGTACTATAGCAATGAGTACTATGATAGAAAGCTTGCTAAAGTCAAGTCCTAAGTTACCAGTATCTTTTGAGCTACCAAGCATTAGGGTAACTGCATAACCTGCAAATACACCAACCATATTCATAATACCATAAGTAGTTGCACGTTGTCTTTGTGGAATAATTTGGCAGAGGATAGGCATATTGTTAGTGTCAAACATTCCGTAGCCAATACCAAATAGCAAAGTAGCTCCTATCATAGCAAAGTATGAATCTCCAAAGCCTAATAGTATTAGTGATGGTACGGTAAGGAAAAGCCCGATGGTACTAGTGTAGATACGTCCACGTATATTTTTTTGTACCCAGCGGTCTGATAAAGGTCCTCCAATTAATACTCCTATAAATGATGCTATTGCAATAGAGATAGTGGCCATAGGTCCTGCAATAGCCATCTCTACTCCTAAGTTATCTTTAAAAAGAGTTGGTAACCAGTTTTTAGTAGCCCAACCTGGAAAACTTGGTGCCATAAAGTAGAACAGCAGTATCCAGAATGAAAAAGTTCCAAAAATAAGAGTAAGTGATTGCCATACCGAGCCTTTGTTTTCTACAGAAGCTACCTCTTGTTTTACAGTACCACTTACTAAAGGCTTTCTTTCAATATCAAATAATACAAAGATTAAGAAAATAGAATATACAATACCAGCAATACCAAACCAGTGGAATACGGTGTGCCAAGTGTAGTTAGCGGCTATAGTAGCTCCAAAGCCTCCTAAGGCTTGCCCAGCGTATAAGCCCGACATATGAATACCTACTGCTAGTGATCGTGTTTTTGATGTGTGATAGTCAGCTATCATTGATAGAGCCGTTGCTAAGTAAAGAGCTTCACTCACTCCCATAAGGGCTCTCAGCCAATATACTTGGTCAAAAGTAGTCGCGTACCCCATACCGTATGTTACTGCCGACCATACAAAAAGACTCCCTACTATCATCCATTTACGGTTCAACCGGTCTGCAAGAATACCTGCTACAGGGCTCATTAAGCCATAAATGAGCAAGAAAATACCCATTAGCCTACCAAAATTTTCACTTACCGCAAGCTCTGTAATATCCATTTTCATCGACTCCTGCATAGTCGATAGCATTTGTCGGTCTAAGTAATTCAGTAAGGCTACTACCCATAGTAACCCTACTACTATCCAAGGATATACTTTACTATTTCTCATTTTCTTATCTGTTATTTCTTAATCTGAAGTTTATACGTTTTAGGGCTTCTCACACCTGGCTTTAACTCACCTTGTATAAGGTAGAACTCTTCAGTATTGCCCACTAAAGTAGCTCCTGCACGCGCAAAATCAGCTTTTTTAGCAAGTACTAACCATTGTTTTTTGTCAGTATCAAATACATAACACTCTTTATTAAAGTTATAGTAATCAATAGGTTGTGTCATATAATGCGCCATATAGTCATAATTCTTCTCCTTGCGTTGCTCATCTGTAAGGGTAGTATCTTTACCTAAGTTGTAAAGGTCTGTAATAGTATTGATGAATAAATTATGGTTTACCCCTCCAAAACAAGCTATATAACGATTGTCTATAGCCAATGCAGTAGCCCCAGTAAGTGAAAATATTTCTTTATTAGGGTTTTCTTGTATAGCTACTTCCTGCCATTGTTGTTGTTTCAAACTAAAAGCCAATACCTTTTCACCCATAGTAGGTGCTTTACTAGCATCACCTCCATAAAAACCTCCCAATACATACAGCAGGGTGTCGTTTTCTTTTTCTATGGCAGCCAATACAGGCTGTACTCTCGCATCACCAGGAAAATCTGCCAACTGTTTCCATTCATTGTCCTTAGCAGCATCTATATAAAATACTTTGTTAGAGGCTTTGCCCGAGGCACTACCTCCTGCTACAAATACTTTACTCCCTACACTGGTACCAGCAAAGTTATCTATAGTTTCTGGCAAAGTAGGAAAAGAATTCAGAGTAACACCTTTTTCTCTTGAAAAAGCTACTTTATAACAATCTGCTAATGAATTAGTAGCTGTTTGCCCTCCTATCCACAGATAACCATCAGGAATAGCTACCGATACACCATAAGCAGCAGCTTGTTGTAGCTTTCCTACTGTTTTCCAAGTGTTAGCAGCTGTGTCGAAATGAACTATTTCGTCGTAAAATACTTTCTTTCCTCCTTCAAAACCCAATTTATCAGGAAAATTACAACCACCAGCTACCAATAATTCACCATTTAGCACCCCAGCATAAGCTGCCGATACTCCTTTTTGCAAATTACCTTCTAAGCCTTCAGTCCCAAGCTCTTTTACATTAATTTCCATAGATTGTTGTTTTTGACTTTCAGTACACGATGCCAATGCTATTACTAACACCCACATCATTAACCATTTATTTATCATTAACCATTAATTTTTTCAATTGTTTTCCATACTTGGAATAGACCTCTCGGTACGTGAAAACAGCCCTTCCATTTGCCTCCTTTTAGCTCAAGCAATACTTCTCCTTGTCTGTTTAAGTAACCCCACCACTCACGGTATTCAGGGTCTTTAAAATGTTGCCAAGTGTAATTGTGTATTTTCTCAAACCATACCAAGCACTCTTTGCTGCCTGTAAGCTGATAACCCTTGATAAGTGAAATAAGCGTCTCTATATGCACCCACCATAGCTTTTGATCCCATTCCAACTGTTGTGGCGGACAACCTTTCCTATCCATAAAATAATAGATACCTCCATATTGTTTATCCCAGCCATAGTCAATCATTTTAAGTGTAGTTTCTACCGCTTTTTCTATAAGGTCAGGACGCTTTAGTCGCTCACCCAAATCCATTATGAACCACATCGCCTCAATAGCATGACCAGGGTTAAGGTGCCTACCTTCAAAAGTATCCGATAAACTACCATCTGTATTCACATTTTCCACTACTATACCACCCAATTCCGGACGCAAAAATACTTCCATCACCTCGTGAATACAAGTCTCCATTGTTTGTTTGATAAAAGCTTCATCCAAAAGAGGCTCTATTTCAAGCGCTAAGTTACAAAGTATCATCGGTAGGGCAAAGTTTTTAAGTGAGCGTGTTCCTGGGTAAGCTTTGCTCCATTTGCCCTTAGGATTGTCTTGTTTAGAGAGGATGATATCAAAAGTCTTCTTTGCTATATCTGCGTATTCTTTATTACCAGTGGCAATACTTAGCTGCCCAAAAGCCATCGTGGCAAAAGTATATGAGAAGATGTTATAAGGCTCTACTAACGGATTACCTTCACGGTCTAATGAAAAATACCAATTCAAATTACCGTCATGTCCATACTTTTTAAGAAACTCCGCCCCTTGAATAGCAGCATCTAGCCACTCTTGGCGCTTCTCTACACGATTGTAAAGCATTGAGAAGAGCCATACTTCACGCCCCTGTAACCAAATGAATTTGTCAGTGTCAAATACATTTCCTTGGCGGTCAAGACAAGTAAAATAACCACCAAATTCTTTATCTTGCGATTTTTCTAACCAAAAAGGAATTACATTTTGCAGTAATTCATCGCGATATTGTTTTTCTAGTTTTTGAAAGTCCATAATGAATAATTATGCATTCTAAATATTGAGTTCTCTGTTTGATATCTTTATAGTAGATATGTTTCTATTTTAATAAAATACGGCACAAAAGTAAAAACTATTTTTTTATTATGCAAATATTTTTTAAACTTTTTTCATAAATGAGATTCAATTTCTTTTGATATAAAAAACAAAATACTAATTATCAGTTCATTATGTAAAAATACTTCAAATTCAATCCTATATTTAATTAGCTTTACCCTATGAAATCCCTTCTCATCCCCCAAACAGAAAGTTTTTCTATTAGCTCTATTTTGAAGGATAAACAAAAGATAATCAGCCAGTACCATAATCAACTACGTAGTGAAATAAATAAAACAACAAGATGATTGTAAGATAATCAAAAGAAGTATATAGAGCAAATAAACCAACACCCCCTTTACAATAAAGCATCAGTCTAAGATGAGTCTAAGATGAACGAACGAATAACGAAGGATAAACGAACTATAAACGAAGGATAGTTTGTCTGCTACCGCAACTGAGTATTTAATGTAACAAAATTACCACACTGTCAAAAGTTTCAAGCTTGTAGCATTTTTCCCATCAGCCTCACCTTATCTATTACCTCTTATCTTTCACCTTAAATACTTGAATATAAAGCAAAAAAAAACTTTGCTAAAGTTTCAAACCTTAGCAAAGTTAAATATGTATTAGTGTTTAATAATAAAATCTATATAAGATATTACGATTCAAAATTATCAATCTCAACTTTCAAGTTATTAATGATAAAATCTTGTCTATCAGGAGTGTTTTTTCCCATATAGAACTCCAAAAGCTGTTCAATATGTATCGTTTTATCTAGCATTACAGGGTCTAAACGCATATTTTCACCTATAAATTCCTTAAACTCATTAGGCGATATCTCTCCCAAACCTTTAAACCGAGTAATCTCAGCTTTCCCCTTTAGTTTTTCAATAGCAGCTTGCTTTTCTTCCTCGCTATAACAGTATATTTTCTGCTGTTTATTGCGCACTCTAAATAATGGAGTTTGTAGTATATACAAATGTCCTTCTTTAATAATTTCAGGGAAAAACTGTAAGAAAAACGTGATAAGTAGTAACCTAATATGCATCCCATCTACATCGGCATCAGTAGCTACAACTATATTGTTATAGCGCAAGTCATCCATTGATTCTTCTATGTTTAGGGCAGCTTGTAATAAGTTAAACTCCTCATTCTCATACACTATTTTCTTACTCATTCCATAGGTGTTCAGAGGCTTACCACGCAGTGAAAAAACAGCTTGTGTATTAGCATCACGTGAAGTAGTAATAGACCCCGAAGCCGAATCACCCTCAGTAATAAATAGCGTAGTCTCCAAATTGCGCTCATTTTTAGTATCAGTAAGGTGAATGCGGCAGTCACGTAATTTACGATTATGTAAGTTTGCCTTCTTCGCACGTTCTTTGGCCAATTTGCGTATTCCTGCCAAGTCTTCACGCTCACGTTGGGCTTGTAGTATCTTGCGCTCTATAGCTTCAGCTATTTCAGTGTTTTTATGCAAATAGTCATCTAAATGCTTGCTGATAAAATCATTGATGTAAGTCCGCACTGTAGGCATCCCTTCTCCCATTTCGGTAGAACCTAATTTGGTTTTCGTTTGGCTCTCAAATACAGGCTCCATCACCTTAATGGATAGCCCCGCAATAATAGATTTCCGCACATCCGATGCATCGTAATTCTTCTTGTAATACTCCCTAATAGTTTTCACATAGGCTTCTTTAAAAGCATTCAGGTGAGTACCTCCTTGGGTGGTGTTTTGTCCATTCACAAATGAGTAATACTCTTCACTGTATTGAGTTTTACTGTGCGAAATAGCAACTTCTATATCCTCACCTTTTAGGTGAATAATTGGGTACAGAAAATCTTCCTCATTATTGTTCTCAGTAAGTAAGTCTTTTAGTCCGTTTTCCGAATAGTACTTCTCCCCATTATAATTAATAGTAAGTCCTGGGTTTAGGTATACATAGTTTTTAAGCATTCGCACTACATACTCGTTCCTATATTTAAAGTTTTTAAAAATAGTATCATCCGGAATAAATGTTACTCCCGTACCTCTTCTTTTGCTACTTTCTTCTATAGGACTTTCTTCTTGTAGTAGCCCACGTTCAAATACAGCCCATTTACTTTGGTTATCACGTACCGATTCTACCTTGAAATAAATAGATAGTGCATTCACAGCCTTAGTACCCACACCATTTAGTCCAATTGATTTCTTAAAAGCTCGTGAGTCATACTTACCGCCAGTATTCATTTTAGATACAACATCTACTACTTTACCCAGTGGGATACCACGCCCATAATCTCGTACTTCTACTCTATTATCGTTAATTTTTACATCAATAGTCTTACCAGCTCCCATTACAAACTCATCTATACAGTTGTCTATAACTTCTTTCAGGAGTATGTAAATACCATCATCAGCACTACTACCATCACCCAGTTTTCCTATATACATACCAGGGCGGGTACGAATGTGTTCCTGCCAATCTAATGAGCGAATACTATCTTCATCATATTTTATATCTTCCATAATGATTTTTTTATGTGTACGGGGCAAAAGTAATTAAAATATATTTATTAACAAATTTTATACATTAAAACTGATGAAAACACCATTGTGGTCCGACATATATTTTCCTTCTTTGTCAAAATGATCCCAAGCACCTATCTGCTGCTGTTTCATTCTTTCAATAAAAGAATTAGAAATACAAATATGGTCAATATTGTTCCTTATCTTGTTTTTAATAGGATCAGGATGTAGAAAAGGGGAGAGGTCGCCTTCAGTTACACAAGTTAAATCTAGTTGTTTCAGATAGTAAGTCAGAAGTTGCCTTACTTTTTCAGTACCATATCCTTTAAGGTTATTTCTACTTTGGTTAAAATCACCTATTACCCATAAAGGTATTTGAGTTTCTTCTACAATGCGTTTCCAATCCTTAGCCTGCTGGTGTAAGTCCATTTCGTGATATTCCCACAGCTTATATCCTAAATTTCCATACCTCCCTCCTGATACACCTGCTTGATGATAAGGAATGATAGTTCCAAAAACAGCAATATCTCCAAAAGGAGCTTTTATTATAGCACAAGCTGTTCGGTAGTTATCAAAAGTTTGTATTTGCTCACTTATTTTCCATTTAGAGAAGATAGAAACCCAATGTTCTTCAGGAGTTCTTTCATAAGCTAATGAATGTACAGAAAAAGGATATAATTCAGTTAATGATATGCTATTAGCATTTTCAGTAAGTACTAAAATATCAGCGTTAAGTTCTTCAATTTTTGCTATGGCAAGAGCTGTTTTTTGGGTTCCTTTTTTAGGACGTTCTACATTCCAAGTAGCAATTTTGTACATAGTCTTTTTTGAAAATAAAAAAACTTTGTCAAAGGCCCTAGCACAAGCTTTAAGGACTTTGACAAAGTAGTTTGTATTGTATTATGTATAATTCTTAACTTAACCCCATATAATTAATATGTGGTTTTTCATAAGGCTTTAACTCGTTTGGATTAAGAGTATTAAAGTTAAGTAATAGGTTGCTTTCCTTTTCTTCATCAAAAAGCAAGTCGTAAAGGTAATGATGAACAAAGATATACCATTTTTTGTTAGGATTTACTACTGCAAAACCTCCGTGGTCATTACCTTTATCAAGATAAAAATACTCCCATTGATAGAAATTCATTACTGCATTAGCAAATAATTCTCCTAAACCATAAGCTAAATCTACCTTATCGTATGCCAAGGTATCAGCAGTAACTTTTTGTTCTTTATAAGCATCAATAAAATGCCTTAAAGAAGTAGCTACTTCTTTAGGATTGCTTTCATCACAGGCAAAACTATTTTCTTTTAGCAAGTCAATAGCTTTTTCTTTCAAAGCTAATAGCTCTTCTTTTTCTTCACTATCAGCTAATCTTTCAGTAATTTCAGCCATAAATATCAATTTCTAATCTTCTAATTAGTAATCTCCCAATGTTTCAGGATTCTGTGCCAAACCTTTGGCTAATTGTTCATCATTAGGAGCTTTACCATGCCAAGCGTGAGTACCCATCATAAAGTCTACTCCATTACCCATTTCAGTATGCAGTAATATACATATAGGCTTCCCTTTACCAGTTAGTGCTTTAGCTTCAGCCAAGCCTTTCAAAATAGCACTAATATCATTGCCCTTCTCAATGTCTATTACATGCCAGCCAAAGGCTTCCCATTTAGCACGTAGGTTACCCAAAGGAAGAACTTTATCAGTAGGACCATCTATTTGTTTTTGGTTATAATCTACAGTAGCAATAAGATTGTCTACACCTTTGCCTCCA encodes:
- a CDS encoding DNA topoisomerase IV subunit B translates to MEDIKYDEDSIRSLDWQEHIRTRPGMYIGKLGDGSSADDGIYILLKEVIDNCIDEFVMGAGKTIDVKINDNRVEVRDYGRGIPLGKVVDVVSKMNTGGKYDSRAFKKSIGLNGVGTKAVNALSIYFKVESVRDNQSKWAVFERGLLQEESPIEESSKRRGTGVTFIPDDTIFKNFKYRNEYVVRMLKNYVYLNPGLTINYNGEKYYSENGLKDLLTENNNEEDFLYPIIHLKGEDIEVAISHSKTQYSEEYYSFVNGQNTTQGGTHLNAFKEAYVKTIREYYKKNYDASDVRKSIIAGLSIKVMEPVFESQTKTKLGSTEMGEGMPTVRTYINDFISKHLDDYLHKNTEIAEAIERKILQAQREREDLAGIRKLAKERAKKANLHNRKLRDCRIHLTDTKNERNLETTLFITEGDSASGSITTSRDANTQAVFSLRGKPLNTYGMSKKIVYENEEFNLLQAALNIEESMDDLRYNNIVVATDADVDGMHIRLLLITFFLQFFPEIIKEGHLYILQTPLFRVRNKQQKIYCYSEEEKQAAIEKLKGKAEITRFKGLGEISPNEFKEFIGENMRLDPVMLDKTIHIEQLLEFYMGKNTPDRQDFIINNLKVEIDNFES
- a CDS encoding MFS transporter, encoding MRNSKVYPWIVVGLLWVVALLNYLDRQMLSTMQESMKMDITELAVSENFGRLMGIFLLIYGLMSPVAGILADRLNRKWMIVGSLFVWSAVTYGMGYATTFDQVYWLRALMGVSEALYLATALSMIADYHTSKTRSLAVGIHMSGLYAGQALGGFGATIAANYTWHTVFHWFGIAGIVYSIFLIFVLFDIERKPLVSGTVKQEVASVENKGSVWQSLTLIFGTFSFWILLFYFMAPSFPGWATKNWLPTLFKDNLGVEMAIAGPMATISIAIASFIGVLIGGPLSDRWVQKNIRGRIYTSTIGLFLTVPSLILLGFGDSYFAMIGATLLFGIGYGMFDTNNMPILCQIIPQRQRATTYGIMNMVGVFAGYAVTLMLGSSKDTGNLGLDFSKLSIIVLIAIVLMLAFLKPKRELCGN
- a CDS encoding cyclically-permuted mutarotase family protein is translated as MINKWLMMWVLVIALASCTESQKQQSMEINVKELGTEGLEGNLQKGVSAAYAGVLNGELLVAGGCNFPDKLGFEGGKKVFYDEIVHFDTAANTWKTVGKLQQAAAYGVSVAIPDGYLWIGGQTATNSLADCYKVAFSREKGVTLNSFPTLPETIDNFAGTSVGSKVFVAGGSASGKASNKVFYIDAAKDNEWKQLADFPGDARVQPVLAAIEKENDTLLYVLGGFYGGDASKAPTMGEKVLAFSLKQQQWQEVAIQENPNKEIFSLTGATALAIDNRYIACFGGVNHNLFINTITDLYNLGKDTTLTDEQRKEKNYDYMAHYMTQPIDYYNFNKECYVFDTDKKQWLVLAKKADFARAGATLVGNTEEFYLIQGELKPGVRSPKTYKLQIKK
- a CDS encoding AGE family epimerase/isomerase; its protein translation is MDFQKLEKQYRDELLQNVIPFWLEKSQDKEFGGYFTCLDRQGNVFDTDKFIWLQGREVWLFSMLYNRVEKRQEWLDAAIQGAEFLKKYGHDGNLNWYFSLDREGNPLVEPYNIFSYTFATMAFGQLSIATGNKEYADIAKKTFDIILSKQDNPKGKWSKAYPGTRSLKNFALPMILCNLALEIEPLLDEAFIKQTMETCIHEVMEVFLRPELGGIVVENVNTDGSLSDTFEGRHLNPGHAIEAMWFIMDLGERLKRPDLIEKAVETTLKMIDYGWDKQYGGIYYFMDRKGCPPQQLEWDQKLWWVHIETLISLIKGYQLTGSKECLVWFEKIHNYTWQHFKDPEYREWWGYLNRQGEVLLELKGGKWKGCFHVPRGLFQVWKTIEKING